From the genome of Antennarius striatus isolate MH-2024 chromosome 19, ASM4005453v1, whole genome shotgun sequence, one region includes:
- the LOC137613839 gene encoding trace amine-associated receptor 1-like, with protein METKSFGNRSDDDFDDNILCNYTTNHVGAVNTMYLFYIFISLLSVLIMCGNLLVIISIIYFRQLHTPTNYLILSLAVADLLVGVLVLPLSIVSLIICGHLQDVICKIRSCLDMILSLCSMLNLCSISVDRYYAVCQPLKYRTKVNIHVIMIMVLVSWTVPALSGITIAVLGVNKENHNKRCVLYRNVSVGFVAAVVGFFLPGIIMSVVYLKILTEAQKQTRSIQNITCQLLRTESKMERKATKTLAIIMGVFLICWSPFCFCYTIITATHFVIPGPLIEAFKWLGWSNSMLNPFVYGFFYSWFRSAFRMIISGKIFQADLTNTKLN; from the coding sequence ATGGAAACTAAATCCTTTGGCAACAGGTCTGATGATGATTTTGATGACAACATTCTGTGTAATTATACAACAAATCACGTAGGAGCTGTGAACACCATGTACCTATTCTATATTTTCATTAGCTTATTGTCTGTTCTCATAATGTGTGGAAATCTTCTTGTAATAATCTCAATCATTTATTTCCGACAGCTTCACACTCCGACAAACTATCTCATCCTCTCTCTTGCTGTAGCTGACCTGCTTGTTGGGGTTTTAGTTTTGCCTTTAAGCATAGTATCACTGATCATTTGTGGGCATCTTCAGgatgtaatctgtaaaataagAAGCTGCCTAGACATGATTTTATCCTTATGTTCTATGTTGAACTTATGCTCTATTTCTGTTGACAGATATTATGCTGTTTGTCAGCCTCTGAAGTATAGAACTAAAGTAAATATCCATGTCATTATGATCATGGTCCTGGTAAGCTGGACTGTGCCTGCTCTAAGTGGGATAACTATTGCAGTTTTGGGAGTGAACAAAGAAAACCACAATAAACGATGTGTCTTATATCGAAATGTTAGTGTAGGATTTGTGGCAGCTGTTGTGGGCTTCTTTCTCCCAGGCATCATAATGTCGGTGGTCTACTTGAAGATTCTGACAGaggcacagaaacagacacGCAGCATCCAAAACATAACCTGTCAGTTATTGAGGACCGAAAgcaagatggagagaaaggCCACTAAAACTCTGGCTATTATAATGGGAGTTTTTCTCATCTGTTGgtctcctttttgtttttgttatacCATTATCACTGCGACTCACTTTGTTATTCCAGGTCCTCTGATTGAAGCCTTCAAGTGGCTGGGATGGTCAAATTCAATGCTCAATCCATTTGTTTATGGTTTCTTTTACAGCTGGTTTCGATCAGCTTTCAGAATGATCATTTCTGGTAAAATATTTCAAGCTGATCTCACTAATACTAAGCTCAACTGA